One window of Atribacter laminatus genomic DNA carries:
- a CDS encoding PKD domain-containing protein: protein MKKKKAIEGILFTLLIIMITFSGCDWFGKGLFNILDPEAEVKMYYSMNDSSDVGEGEEFSLLSSMTFDLIVYPLNEIGFTINSLEYRYYSDGVLIPELSKDFSTSYYVPPNNPYNPYPDPGTSDIIIPSPGNSPYAFTGIPLMFQDGIDYLWKNYELKNITLTLTAIIEDDARHAITKPVIQNFPVLQMGEDFIPPTVVILPKDDEELSFPAGSTVILIAEASDNYMIKSYKWMVSGGGGGCSLGGSGCGGTSVSSGSGFSSEGQVFTRTFTEAGTYSVVVEVCDYAGNCSYASKTVEITGEI from the coding sequence ATGAAAAAAAAGAAAGCAATTGAAGGGATCTTGTTTACCCTTCTCATTATAATGATTACTTTTTCCGGATGTGATTGGTTTGGCAAGGGTCTATTTAATATATTAGATCCCGAAGCTGAGGTAAAAATGTATTATTCGATGAATGATTCAAGCGATGTGGGTGAGGGAGAAGAGTTTAGCTTATTAAGCAGTATGACCTTTGATCTCATTGTTTATCCTCTCAACGAAATTGGTTTTACCATCAACAGCTTGGAATACCGTTATTATTCCGATGGTGTATTAATTCCTGAACTTTCTAAAGATTTTTCAACCAGCTATTACGTTCCTCCCAATAATCCCTATAATCCCTATCCAGATCCTGGTACCTCGGATATTATTATTCCTTCACCTGGAAATAGCCCCTATGCTTTCACAGGAATCCCACTTATGTTTCAAGACGGCATTGATTACCTCTGGAAAAATTACGAACTAAAAAACATCACTCTTACTCTCACTGCAATTATCGAGGATGATGCCCGCCATGCTATCACCAAACCGGTGATCCAGAACTTCCCAGTCTTACAGATGGGAGAGGATTTCATACCTCCAACAGTAGTAATTCTACCAAAGGATGATGAAGAATTATCATTTCCAGCTGGTTCTACCGTGATTTTAATAGCCGAGGCATCTGACAATTATATGATTAAGAGTTATAAATGGATGGTGAGTGGAGGTGGTGGTGGATGCAGTTTAGGAGGTTCAGGATGCGGCGGTACCAGCGTTAGCTCGGGCTCTGGTTTCAGTAGTGAGGGACAGGTCTTCACTCGAACCTTTACCGAAGCCGGAACATATTCGGTGGTGGTTGAAGTCTGTGATTATGCTGGAAACTGTTCCTATGCATCAAAAACGGTTGAAATAACCGGTGAGATATAA
- a CDS encoding GIY-YIG nuclease family protein, translating into MEKQAYIYFMSNRYNKVLYVGITSNLIKRVWEHKNKVVDGFTKRYNLNKLVYYEIYDDIETAINREKQIKSWPRKKKIELIHSLNPHWDDLYEKLSN; encoded by the coding sequence ATGGAAAAGCAGGCATATATTTATTTCATGAGTAATCGTTACAACAAAGTTTTGTACGTTGGCATCACCAGTAATTTGATAAAAAGAGTCTGGGAACATAAAAATAAAGTCGTTGATGGCTTTACCAAGAGATACAACCTGAATAAATTAGTCTATTACGAAATATATGATGATATTGAAACTGCTATCAATCGAGAAAAACAAATCAAGTCGTGGCCGAGAAAAAAGAAAATAGAACTCATTCATTCTTTGAATCCACATTGGGATGATTTATATGAAAAATTATCCAATTAG
- a CDS encoding response regulator produces MVSTTNKTIKVFLVDDNRFFLEGLAYIIATNQQLQVVGTANNGKEALKKIGEANPNVVVTDLVLPDINGIRLAKEILNKKNDVRVIVLSIYKDPEFIKAAKKVGVFAYLYKDESVDQLNRTIIEAYRSLSIQPTKKV; encoded by the coding sequence ATGGTGTCGACCACGAATAAAACCATTAAAGTATTTTTAGTAGATGACAATCGTTTTTTTTTAGAGGGTCTTGCCTATATTATAGCCACCAATCAACAGCTACAGGTGGTCGGCACTGCCAACAATGGAAAAGAAGCTCTCAAAAAAATTGGTGAAGCCAATCCCAATGTTGTAGTTACTGACCTCGTGTTACCCGATATCAACGGCATCCGGTTGGCAAAAGAAATACTCAATAAGAAAAATGACGTCAGAGTTATAGTTCTATCTATTTATAAAGACCCAGAATTTATCAAAGCAGCAAAAAAAGTCGGTGTCTTTGCCTATCTATATAAAGATGAATCGGTTGACCAGCTCAATCGTACCATCATCGAGGCATATCGTTCGCTTTCAATTCAACCGACAAAAAAGGTGTGA
- a CDS encoding ABC transporter permease has translation MDNVKTTQGLYVKLGKNWVILFLFLLCIIFSFAGKGFFANNTLNNVLMSSSPSLLLAAGETFVIITGGIDLSIGFVKGMVSVIAAIVMRNLFTMGYSPFFSISLGIIVGLLIGLLPGLLNGVLVAKFRVPPFIATLGMYGIANGIAFGLCDGFPIIDLPQQAGRIGNGYILYHFSGLGFSFFKPPEGILDSQLRDLVRILPNSILISGIIIAIFGYILTRTQFGQHTYAIGGNIDAARRAGINVDSHLIKIYTISSFFGALAGVLSVLVYSIGSHTQFSASLELFAVAAVVIGGASLKGGKGSIWGSFLGVMVLAVLEIGFLMSGVFPFYRYIAVGSILVLAVIIDQTFPEFIYD, from the coding sequence ATGGATAATGTTAAAACAACACAAGGTTTGTATGTTAAATTAGGAAAGAATTGGGTTATCTTATTTCTGTTCCTTTTGTGTATTATTTTTAGCTTTGCTGGAAAAGGTTTTTTTGCCAATAACACCCTGAACAATGTTTTAATGAGTTCATCTCCTTCGTTACTCTTAGCAGCCGGTGAAACTTTTGTTATCATCACTGGTGGGATTGACCTTTCCATTGGTTTTGTGAAAGGCATGGTATCGGTTATTGCCGCAATTGTTATGCGGAATTTATTTACTATGGGATATTCTCCCTTTTTCAGCATATCATTGGGGATCATTGTGGGTTTATTGATTGGCCTCTTACCCGGATTGCTCAATGGAGTATTGGTCGCCAAATTTCGAGTTCCTCCTTTTATTGCCACCCTCGGAATGTATGGCATAGCCAATGGAATTGCCTTTGGATTATGTGATGGATTTCCCATTATTGATCTTCCCCAACAAGCCGGAAGAATAGGAAATGGTTATATCCTCTATCATTTTTCTGGTCTCGGGTTTTCCTTTTTCAAACCTCCTGAGGGTATTCTTGATTCTCAACTACGGGATTTGGTTCGGATTTTACCCAATTCAATTCTTATTTCTGGTATTATCATTGCCATTTTTGGGTATATTTTAACCAGAACCCAATTTGGCCAACACACTTACGCTATCGGCGGAAATATCGATGCTGCCCGAAGAGCAGGAATCAATGTAGACAGCCACTTGATTAAAATTTATACAATTTCGTCCTTCTTTGGTGCTCTTGCTGGTGTGTTGTCGGTCCTGGTTTATTCCATCGGTTCCCATACTCAATTTTCGGCTAGTTTGGAGCTCTTTGCGGTGGCGGCGGTGGTTATAGGAGGTGCCAGTTTAAAAGGAGGGAAGGGAAGTATCTGGGGTTCTTTCTTAGGAGTGATGGTTCTCGCGGTTCTCGAGATTGGTTTTCTCATGTCTGGAGTTTTTCCTTTCTATCGTTATATAGCTGTAGGAAGTATATTGGTGTTAGCAGTAATTATTGATCAAACATTTCCTGAATTCATTTACGATTAA
- a CDS encoding ABC transporter permease, with translation MSAEDIRKLSGNKREWAVLIGRSWVYLFLIGEIIIFSLLGTGFFSAKNFQNIMVNSMTILLLAAGQTFVIITGGIDLSVGFVMGFASVVSAKMMVSFYAIGFPPGLAIIFGVLITLLIGLLPGLLNGFLVTKMKVPPFIATFGMYGIAYGFSEIISYNVPITNLPPGVGDFGNGYLLYYLPGKFLSWFRQPAGLARAEIRELVPLVPNIFIISLLIILVFWFVLNRTQFGQHTFAIGGNVDAAQRAGINVDWHLMKIYMISSFFASLGGIMYVLRFVNGRADAGSVRMLDSVAAVVIGGASLYGGTGGMIGTIIGTFIIGVLETGMVNLGIPTFNKYIYVGVILIFAVLIDQFFPELVRKGD, from the coding sequence ATGAGTGCTGAAGATATTCGTAAATTATCAGGAAACAAGCGAGAATGGGCGGTATTAATAGGCCGAAGCTGGGTTTACCTTTTTTTAATCGGGGAAATCATCATTTTTAGTCTTTTGGGGACCGGCTTTTTCAGTGCCAAGAATTTTCAGAATATAATGGTTAATTCCATGACCATTCTGCTTTTGGCAGCTGGACAAACCTTTGTTATTATTACTGGTGGAATCGACTTGTCGGTTGGGTTTGTAATGGGATTTGCCTCGGTGGTTTCCGCCAAGATGATGGTGAGCTTTTATGCCATAGGATTTCCACCGGGTCTTGCCATAATATTTGGTGTTTTAATAACCTTACTCATCGGGCTTCTCCCCGGGCTTCTTAATGGTTTTTTAGTAACCAAAATGAAAGTCCCTCCCTTTATCGCTACCTTTGGGATGTATGGTATTGCTTATGGTTTTTCGGAAATCATTAGTTATAATGTTCCGATTACCAACCTTCCTCCAGGGGTAGGAGACTTTGGGAATGGCTATCTTCTCTATTATCTTCCCGGAAAATTTCTGAGCTGGTTCCGGCAGCCAGCCGGTCTGGCTCGAGCTGAGATTCGTGAGTTGGTTCCCCTGGTACCAAATATCTTCATCATCTCGCTATTGATTATTCTGGTTTTTTGGTTTGTTCTCAACCGAACTCAATTTGGACAGCATACCTTCGCTATTGGAGGGAATGTTGATGCCGCCCAGAGAGCCGGAATCAATGTCGATTGGCATTTAATGAAAATCTACATGATTTCATCGTTTTTCGCTTCTCTCGGGGGGATCATGTATGTCCTTCGGTTTGTCAATGGTCGAGCTGATGCTGGTTCCGTCCGGATGCTCGATTCGGTTGCTGCGGTGGTCATTGGTGGTGCCAGCCTTTATGGTGGAACGGGAGGGATGATTGGAACGATTATTGGAACATTCATCATAGGAGTGCTGGAGACGGGAATGGTCAATTTGGGAATACCAACCTTTAATAAATATATTTATGTTGGAGTGATTCTCATCTTTGCGGTACTCATCGATCAATTTTTTCCTGAACTGGTCAGAAAGGGAGATTAA
- a CDS encoding diguanylate cyclase yields MRRKIVIIVSSIMIAASFFIFMNTSKRYFNESIAIIQEKVQIMYQTFSLTNQTNDDTAFHDGQLVYIFSYEPYEPTQQNRLSLQTIEESENQILSSTLAPIDSQDIMSIYWVKEGNNGYYTSTVSPWKKQDIYLETLKPILSEQQTPLGNLKFTIPLTQEFERFRHKSLSLLLLILFFDTLLITILYLSTTLFIVKPLEIIEKKIETIVESDPLSLIKKPLLSQIDISLSALENRIQQTEEKARCDALTGLFNRSTLDEQINRFIDSGLRYNNSFSLVFIDFDYFKNINDQHGHLTGDYVLQIFSSILLKEKRTDDCAFRFGGDEFCVLISGDHKTAGQVFAHRIKNSLKSIYPSVNIPPSLLSISIGLADFPYCALDREGLFSAADASLLVAKQLGRGRIIYFRDLFNHHSSTNRQFSNLNFEVLSMLAEAVDARDRYDRNHSQEVAQLSLKFSQYLGLKESEIITLYQAARLHDLGKVGIDPQILNKPESLTAKERRSIFYHPEIGSKMTRTVDEAKPLSEIILSHHERYDGQGYPHRISKVNIPYLTRILSLCDVYQAMTSPRPYHQAMSSSEAIEEIEKLSGSFFDPDLTSSFISMVGNR; encoded by the coding sequence ATGAGAAGAAAAATTGTCATTATTGTTTCATCGATTATGATCGCAGCTTCCTTCTTTATATTCATGAATACCAGTAAACGGTATTTTAATGAATCCATTGCTATCATTCAAGAAAAAGTCCAAATCATGTATCAAACTTTTTCTCTAACTAATCAAACCAATGATGATACAGCTTTTCATGACGGCCAATTAGTTTATATTTTTTCTTATGAACCTTATGAACCAACCCAGCAAAATCGATTATCACTTCAAACCATCGAAGAGTCTGAAAACCAAATTCTAAGCAGCACTTTGGCTCCAATTGACTCTCAGGATATAATGAGCATCTATTGGGTAAAGGAAGGAAACAATGGATACTATACATCTACCGTTTCTCCTTGGAAAAAACAAGACATCTATCTGGAAACTCTCAAACCCATTTTGTCGGAACAACAAACCCCATTAGGGAATCTAAAATTTACTATCCCCTTAACCCAGGAATTTGAACGGTTTCGACATAAATCTCTTTCTCTTCTATTATTAATCTTGTTTTTCGATACCTTGCTCATAACTATCCTGTATCTTTCTACCACCTTATTTATCGTAAAACCTTTAGAAATAATTGAGAAAAAAATCGAAACCATTGTTGAAAGTGATCCACTTTCCCTGATTAAAAAACCTCTGCTCTCTCAAATCGATATCTCATTATCTGCTCTTGAAAACCGAATTCAGCAAACCGAGGAAAAAGCACGTTGTGATGCTCTCACCGGGCTTTTTAACCGTTCAACCTTAGATGAACAGATCAATCGTTTTATTGATTCTGGGTTAAGATACAATAACTCCTTCAGTTTGGTCTTTATTGATTTTGACTATTTTAAAAATATCAATGACCAACATGGACATTTGACTGGGGATTACGTGCTTCAAATCTTTTCATCAATTTTGCTCAAAGAAAAAAGAACTGATGATTGCGCCTTCCGATTCGGGGGCGATGAATTCTGTGTTCTTATAAGCGGTGATCATAAAACCGCCGGCCAAGTCTTTGCTCATCGGATAAAAAATTCCTTAAAAAGCATTTATCCATCAGTTAACATTCCCCCCTCCCTTTTAAGTATCAGCATTGGATTGGCTGATTTTCCTTATTGCGCCCTTGACCGTGAGGGTTTATTCTCCGCTGCCGATGCCAGCCTATTAGTTGCCAAACAACTGGGACGTGGCAGAATTATCTATTTTCGTGACCTTTTCAATCATCATTCTTCAACGAACCGACAATTTTCCAATTTGAATTTTGAGGTTTTATCTATGTTAGCCGAAGCTGTCGATGCCCGTGACCGCTATGATCGGAACCACTCTCAGGAAGTTGCTCAGCTTTCCTTGAAATTTTCCCAGTACTTAGGTTTAAAAGAATCAGAGATAATTACTCTTTACCAAGCTGCTCGCCTTCATGACTTAGGAAAAGTGGGAATCGACCCTCAAATTCTAAACAAACCGGAAAGTTTGACAGCCAAAGAAAGACGAAGCATATTCTATCACCCTGAAATTGGTTCTAAAATGACCAGGACGGTGGATGAAGCCAAGCCGCTCTCCGAAATTATTCTTTCCCATCACGAGCGCTACGATGGGCAGGGATACCCTCACCGGATTTCAAAGGTTAATATTCCTTATCTCACCAGAATCCTAAGCTTGTGTGATGTCTATCAAGCGATGACTTCTCCCCGACCATACCATCAAGCGATGTCTTCTTCAGAAGCCATTGAAGAAATTGAAAAGCTTTCGGGCTCCTTTTTTGATCCGGATTTAACATCGTCATTTATCTCCATGGTTGGAAACCGCTAA
- a CDS encoding IS481 family transposase: MPWTEVHKVDLRQELIYRYLNKEKVTDLCREYGISRKTAYKFIHRFQAFGLDGLKDQSRRPHHLAGQTDALTEQMILDTKFKHPSWGAKKLKPALERQYPDIVFPAISTISAILSRHGLVRSHPRRLRRSVPTSQLRTSHEPNEIWCVDFKGQFRTQDRKYCYPLTITDHYSRYLLACEALSSPSIQESLPVFKECFSTYGLPQVIRSDNGSPFASLHSPFGLTQLSVWLVKLGIILERIDPGHPEQNSRHERMHRTLKEEACQKPATNLFTQQDRFETFKTIYNTVRPHEAINQETPASWYHKSDRPYPKTLSDCEYPHHTLTRKVDSSGRISLYGNRLIRISKVFAGELLGFKDYTHSWLVSFSTYDIGIIDKKTLTFESTEIQDD; this comes from the coding sequence ATGCCATGGACGGAGGTACACAAAGTGGATCTCAGACAAGAATTGATTTATCGTTATCTCAACAAGGAAAAGGTGACAGATTTGTGTCGAGAATATGGAATCTCTCGAAAAACCGCCTATAAGTTTATTCATCGTTTTCAAGCCTTTGGTTTGGATGGACTTAAAGATCAATCCCGACGTCCTCATCACCTGGCGGGTCAAACTGATGCCCTGACCGAGCAAATGATTCTGGATACCAAATTCAAGCATCCCAGTTGGGGAGCTAAAAAGCTCAAGCCCGCCTTGGAAAGACAGTATCCCGATATTGTCTTTCCAGCAATCAGTACCATCAGTGCCATCTTATCTCGCCATGGACTGGTGAGATCACACCCTCGTCGATTGAGAAGAAGTGTGCCAACCAGTCAACTTCGAACCAGCCATGAACCCAATGAGATCTGGTGTGTCGACTTTAAAGGACAATTTCGAACCCAAGATCGGAAATACTGTTATCCTTTAACCATCACCGATCACTATAGCCGGTATCTCCTTGCCTGTGAAGCTCTTTCCTCTCCCAGCATTCAAGAATCCCTTCCGGTCTTCAAAGAGTGCTTTTCCACATATGGTCTTCCCCAGGTGATCCGCAGTGATAACGGGAGTCCCTTTGCTTCTCTTCACTCTCCCTTTGGACTCACTCAACTCTCGGTGTGGTTAGTGAAACTCGGCATCATCTTAGAGCGCATTGATCCGGGACATCCAGAACAAAATAGCCGTCATGAACGGATGCACCGCACCTTAAAAGAAGAGGCCTGTCAAAAACCAGCCACCAATCTTTTCACCCAACAAGACCGCTTTGAAACCTTTAAAACCATCTATAACACCGTACGACCCCATGAAGCAATCAACCAAGAAACCCCAGCTTCCTGGTACCACAAAAGTGACCGGCCCTATCCAAAAACCTTAAGTGATTGTGAATATCCTCATCATACGCTCACTCGTAAAGTCGATTCCTCAGGACGGATTTCTCTTTATGGCAACCGTCTGATCAGAATCAGTAAAGTCTTTGCTGGTGAACTTCTCGGATTCAAAGACTATACTCATTCCTGGTTAGTTAGTTTCTCTACCTATGATATTGGTATAATTGATAAAAAGACCCTTACTTTTGAATCAACGGAGATTCAAGATGATTAA
- a CDS encoding type II secretion system protein GspD, whose protein sequence is MKNSNRFLAVFMAVIIALCFIPLSSFAQELTEPEEEVLDEEILEEPILISNVFYDTDIREALMDIASQAMVTILVDDSVGGFITLEVMDVSLEKALEMVLAPGGFVYKKMDGYYLVSSGSLDSPAFKNITSTVRVDLADLTAEELISILPEYYSQYVKAISGKGFVTITAPDEIIEKIKEIIEITDTPRKQVMLDTVVTEISGEEAENIGIEWGGANTGSYGLQFGELASIGGIFERLERITATLNLLKKEGKARIRSNPRLVVLDGEQGEIRVLRDEYFAITTGSAAFPTTSLETISAGVIMTVSPRIHPDGSITLILSPEVSNVVGAGIQDLPVISRRIASTTVRVKDGETIVIGGLRQLIEVTTKTKVPILGDIPLIGGLFRNKKQTVDDKDIVILITPKII, encoded by the coding sequence ATGAAAAATTCGAATAGGTTTTTAGCGGTTTTTATGGCAGTTATTATTGCCCTCTGCTTCATCCCTCTTTCTTCATTCGCTCAAGAACTCACTGAACCAGAGGAAGAAGTGCTTGATGAGGAAATTCTCGAGGAACCAATCCTTATTTCAAACGTTTTTTATGATACCGATATTCGCGAAGCCTTAATGGATATCGCTAGCCAGGCAATGGTCACCATCTTGGTCGACGATTCGGTTGGTGGCTTCATTACTTTGGAAGTCATGGATGTTTCTCTGGAAAAAGCCTTGGAAATGGTCCTTGCCCCAGGGGGATTTGTTTATAAAAAGATGGATGGGTATTATTTGGTGAGCTCTGGTTCTTTGGATAGCCCCGCTTTTAAAAACATTACCAGCACGGTTCGTGTTGACCTTGCTGATTTAACTGCCGAAGAACTTATTTCTATTCTTCCTGAATATTATTCCCAATATGTCAAAGCCATATCGGGGAAAGGTTTCGTCACCATAACTGCACCCGATGAAATCATTGAAAAGATTAAAGAAATTATAGAAATTACTGATACACCACGAAAACAAGTAATGCTCGATACCGTGGTTACCGAAATCTCCGGGGAAGAAGCGGAAAATATTGGAATTGAGTGGGGAGGAGCAAATACCGGTTCCTATGGATTGCAGTTTGGTGAGTTAGCCAGCATCGGTGGGATTTTTGAACGTTTAGAGAGAATAACTGCAACTTTGAATTTGCTCAAAAAAGAGGGAAAGGCTCGCATTCGTTCCAATCCACGTTTGGTGGTGCTCGATGGTGAGCAAGGAGAAATCCGGGTATTGCGAGATGAATATTTCGCCATAACCACTGGTTCGGCCGCTTTCCCTACCACCAGCCTGGAAACTATCTCCGCAGGTGTTATAATGACCGTTTCCCCTCGAATCCATCCCGATGGGAGTATCACTTTAATTCTTTCTCCCGAAGTGAGCAATGTGGTGGGAGCCGGCATTCAGGATTTACCGGTGATTAGCCGCCGTATTGCCTCCACTACCGTTCGAGTTAAAGATGGTGAAACCATTGTTATTGGAGGATTAAGGCAACTTATCGAGGTCACAACTAAAACCAAAGTCCCAATTTTGGGCGATATCCCACTCATTGGAGGCTTGTTTCGGAATAAAAAACAAACCGTCGATGATAAAGACATCGTGATTCTGATTACACCAAAAATCATTTAG
- a CDS encoding ABC transporter substrate-binding protein: MKKSFIFILLVGILVFTLVAGAGAQEKKLKFAWCPTIEDPFYRMIGKGIADKCEELGIDLFVTEYLKSWGAEIQVPVLEATAARGDIDLLITGPAAQDSLIAPLKKIYDSGIEVLTVDTYLGDGDYSKESDYSFPLSFIGTDNFQGGVEVGKRLADMIGGKGKVFVSTTNPDVSSVVERVEGFKKGISDYPDIELVGVEYNLDNQEKAQQQTAAALQANPDIVGVFGTNLFSARGAYQAVVNAGLTGAVKIASWDATVDLINALKEGQVDLVLAQNPYAMGQLAVEWGYKFFTEDAEVPKKLNPEFFFFTKENVNLPESQRYIYQ; the protein is encoded by the coding sequence ATGAAAAAGTCATTCATTTTTATTCTATTGGTGGGGATACTAGTATTTACTTTAGTCGCTGGAGCAGGAGCACAAGAAAAGAAGTTGAAATTTGCCTGGTGCCCTACTATTGAAGATCCTTTTTACAGAATGATTGGCAAAGGAATTGCCGACAAATGTGAAGAATTAGGTATTGATCTCTTTGTTACTGAATATTTAAAATCTTGGGGCGCTGAAATCCAGGTTCCAGTTTTGGAAGCTACTGCCGCCCGAGGAGATATTGACCTACTCATTACCGGTCCTGCTGCTCAAGACTCATTAATTGCTCCATTAAAGAAAATTTATGACAGTGGTATAGAGGTCCTCACCGTTGATACCTATCTTGGTGATGGAGATTATTCCAAAGAGAGCGATTATTCCTTCCCACTTTCTTTCATTGGAACCGATAATTTCCAAGGTGGAGTTGAAGTCGGAAAACGCCTTGCTGATATGATCGGAGGTAAGGGAAAGGTATTTGTTTCAACCACCAATCCTGATGTATCCAGCGTTGTGGAACGAGTAGAGGGCTTTAAAAAAGGTATTTCTGATTATCCGGATATTGAATTGGTTGGAGTAGAATACAACCTGGATAATCAGGAAAAAGCCCAGCAACAAACTGCCGCCGCTCTCCAGGCCAACCCCGATATCGTTGGTGTGTTTGGTACCAACCTCTTTAGTGCTCGTGGTGCCTACCAAGCGGTTGTGAATGCTGGTTTGACTGGAGCGGTCAAAATTGCTTCTTGGGATGCTACTGTAGACCTGATCAATGCTTTAAAAGAAGGCCAAGTTGACCTGGTCTTAGCTCAAAATCCATATGCTATGGGCCAATTGGCTGTTGAGTGGGGTTACAAATTCTTCACTGAAGATGCTGAAGTCCCCAAGAAACTCAATCCTGAATTTTTCTTCTTTACCAAAGAGAACGTTAATTTACCGGAATCTCAGAGATATATCTATCAATAA
- a CDS encoding GIY-YIG nuclease family protein: MEKQAYIYFMSNRYNKVLYVGITSNLMKRVWEHKNKVVDGFTKRYNLNKLVYYEIYDDIETAINREKQIKSWPRKKKIELIHSLNPHWDDLYEKLSN, from the coding sequence ATGGAAAAGCAGGCATATATTTATTTCATGAGCAATCGTTACAACAAAGTTTTGTACGTTGGCATCACCAGTAATTTGATGAAAAGAGTCTGGGAACATAAAAATAAAGTCGTTGATGGCTTTACCAAGAGATACAACCTGAATAAATTAGTCTATTACGAAATATATGATGATATTGAAACTGCTATCAATCGAGAAAAACAAATCAAGTCGTGGCCGAGAAAAAAGAAGATAGAACTCATTCATTCTTTGAATCCACATTGGGATGATTTATATGAAAAATTATCCAATTAG
- a CDS encoding ATP-binding cassette domain-containing protein — MDDQKIPVLEVKDIVKRFGGLVAVNKVSMEVAPGEVVGLLGDNGAGKSTLIKVVSGVYHQDEGQVIFQGKEVKIGNPMDAIRLGIETIYQDLALAENLNVYSNIFLGREKLKKALGLIDVLDHDYMYQESKKVLDQLGIEIPSLKNKIKMLSGGQRQSVAISRSIYWNAKLLIMDEPTAALGVAEQRKVLDLVRTLSAQGVGIIIISHQLYDVFQVAHRLVVLRRGEKVGELMVKETNPDEVVSLMVGAELVQHE, encoded by the coding sequence ATGGACGATCAAAAGATACCGGTTTTGGAAGTAAAAGATATTGTGAAGCGTTTTGGCGGATTAGTGGCAGTTAACAAGGTTTCCATGGAGGTTGCCCCAGGTGAGGTTGTTGGACTCCTCGGAGATAATGGAGCAGGGAAATCAACTTTAATTAAGGTTGTTTCCGGAGTTTATCATCAGGATGAAGGGCAGGTAATATTTCAAGGGAAAGAAGTAAAAATTGGAAATCCCATGGATGCTATCCGTTTGGGGATTGAGACTATCTATCAAGACTTGGCTTTAGCGGAAAATCTTAATGTTTATTCCAACATTTTTTTAGGACGAGAAAAACTCAAAAAAGCTTTAGGTTTGATTGACGTTTTAGATCATGATTATATGTACCAAGAATCGAAAAAAGTTCTTGATCAATTAGGGATCGAAATCCCGTCACTGAAAAATAAAATTAAAATGCTCTCTGGTGGTCAGCGTCAATCAGTGGCAATTTCACGATCCATTTACTGGAATGCCAAACTTTTGATTATGGATGAACCGACCGCTGCTCTGGGTGTTGCCGAACAGAGGAAGGTGCTTGATTTGGTGAGGACATTAAGTGCCCAGGGAGTAGGGATTATCATCATCAGCCATCAGCTATACGATGTTTTCCAAGTAGCCCATCGATTGGTGGTTTTGCGTCGAGGGGAAAAAGTGGGAGAGTTGATGGTCAAGGAAACCAATCCCGATGAAGTCGTCAGCTTGATGGTCGGCGCCGAACTGGTCCAACATGAATAA